One window of the Asticcacaulis sp. SL142 genome contains the following:
- a CDS encoding TonB-dependent receptor, which yields MISPKALLRCGSAIILAAAVLPGLGYAQSAPEAQTAQDGVTVVTVQKRREDARSVPVSVSALSAAALEKHHVADYADLARLVPGLSFTNTGNSGLSRISLRGVSSSEGAATVGVYLNDVSLTLPNQFFTGVTMPRIFDLERVEVLRGPQGTLFGDSSMGGTIRFITKAPRLEDYSGYMSAEVSSTEGGDLNHKIEGAANLPLNDQFALRIAAVNEFQSGFVDHVDSTGQVDRDNVNSERTTAARATLLFVPSDSLKVTASLQWQKVSSADTGIFNPALPKFQQDKIVREPSRDNLYVPSLTIEKTFGDLTFTSVTSYAHREFARTFDATIFDSSYVAFTLDPNFGTNYDTLAALPGIFPNTDTTRSWSQEFRLASPGIKESGKRYEWQAGLYVSSLRVTGIDDEYVQGLNETVQQLYGRTVEDLLGYAAPDDRLGYFHTRSRYQQASLFAEGSYLVTPKLKATLGLRYTKAESRYRVDEGGWLYSAVPATDSAEQSSSPVTPKLAFVYELTSTVNLFASASKGFRLGGQNAPVPTYCASALSSLGLTNDAVKSFGSDSLWSYEGGIKARLFSNRVSLNASAFYVDWEDVQQRLLLGSCGYNVTVNAGTARSQGGEFEATARLTDNLVLNVSGTVTDATITDAAVGSGAVNGQHLLSVPRNNYTIGLDYTRALGEGMVGYASIAVTHTGRSNGSFSRTNTDFERPAYDVVNTNLGLETRSLTWSIFAKNLFDEDKIIQQPSVLFTTHGLTIRPRTVGINVRKTF from the coding sequence ATGATTTCACCAAAAGCTCTATTGCGTTGTGGCAGCGCGATAATCCTGGCGGCTGCCGTGCTGCCTGGCCTGGGCTATGCGCAATCCGCACCCGAAGCCCAAACGGCTCAAGATGGGGTGACGGTCGTAACCGTTCAGAAGCGCCGAGAGGATGCTCGCTCTGTTCCGGTAAGTGTCAGCGCCCTGAGTGCGGCGGCGCTTGAGAAACACCATGTGGCAGACTACGCGGATTTGGCCCGTCTGGTGCCGGGGCTATCTTTCACGAACACCGGCAACAGTGGCCTGTCTCGCATAAGCCTCCGCGGCGTAAGTTCGTCTGAAGGGGCCGCAACCGTTGGCGTATACCTGAATGATGTTTCACTTACGTTGCCCAATCAATTTTTTACCGGTGTCACGATGCCCCGAATTTTCGACCTGGAGCGGGTTGAAGTGTTGCGTGGCCCCCAAGGGACGCTTTTCGGCGATAGCTCTATGGGCGGGACAATCCGCTTCATTACAAAAGCACCTCGGCTCGAGGACTATAGCGGTTATATGTCGGCAGAGGTCTCTTCAACGGAAGGCGGTGACCTGAACCACAAGATCGAAGGCGCGGCCAATTTGCCTCTAAACGACCAGTTCGCGCTCCGCATTGCCGCCGTCAACGAGTTCCAGAGCGGCTTTGTCGATCATGTGGATTCAACCGGTCAAGTCGATCGCGATAACGTCAACTCCGAACGCACAACGGCGGCACGAGCGACACTGCTTTTTGTCCCTTCGGATTCGCTGAAAGTTACGGCATCCTTGCAGTGGCAGAAAGTATCCAGCGCCGATACAGGCATCTTCAATCCAGCGCTGCCGAAGTTCCAGCAGGATAAAATTGTTCGCGAGCCTAGCCGAGATAACCTCTACGTGCCGAGCCTAACTATCGAAAAAACCTTCGGCGATCTCACTTTTACGTCGGTCACAAGCTACGCTCACCGCGAGTTTGCTCGAACTTTCGACGCGACTATCTTTGACAGCTCCTACGTCGCCTTCACTCTCGATCCAAACTTTGGGACCAACTACGACACGCTGGCGGCTCTGCCGGGGATTTTTCCAAACACCGATACAACACGGAGTTGGTCGCAGGAATTTCGTCTGGCTAGCCCCGGTATTAAAGAGTCCGGCAAGCGGTATGAGTGGCAAGCTGGCCTTTATGTGTCCAGCCTGAGAGTAACCGGCATTGATGACGAGTATGTCCAAGGGCTGAACGAGACTGTGCAACAGCTGTATGGTCGAACAGTCGAAGACCTGCTCGGCTACGCGGCGCCGGACGACAGGCTCGGATACTTCCATACGCGCAGCCGCTATCAACAGGCGTCGTTATTTGCAGAAGGCTCCTATCTGGTCACGCCGAAACTCAAAGCGACGCTAGGTCTCAGATATACGAAAGCCGAGAGCCGCTATCGTGTTGATGAAGGCGGCTGGCTCTACAGCGCCGTGCCGGCAACGGATAGCGCCGAACAGAGCTCAAGCCCAGTGACGCCTAAACTGGCCTTTGTTTACGAACTGACCAGCACGGTAAACCTCTTTGCCAGCGCCTCGAAGGGCTTCAGGTTGGGTGGTCAGAACGCACCCGTTCCAACTTATTGCGCTTCCGCTCTGTCGTCGCTGGGACTCACCAATGACGCCGTTAAATCATTCGGTTCCGACTCTCTTTGGAGCTATGAAGGGGGCATCAAGGCACGGCTATTTTCTAATCGCGTAAGCCTAAACGCATCGGCCTTCTACGTCGACTGGGAGGATGTCCAGCAACGTCTTCTCCTGGGGTCGTGTGGCTATAATGTTACCGTCAATGCGGGTACGGCGCGCAGCCAGGGCGGTGAGTTCGAAGCCACGGCACGTCTAACCGACAATCTGGTCCTCAATGTGTCGGGAACCGTCACCGATGCTACGATTACGGACGCCGCCGTAGGTTCAGGCGCGGTAAACGGTCAGCATCTCCTTTCCGTACCTCGCAATAACTACACCATCGGTCTGGATTATACCCGCGCGCTGGGGGAGGGCATGGTTGGGTACGCCAGTATCGCCGTGACACACACGGGACGAAGCAATGGCTCCTTCTCCCGGACCAACACAGACTTCGAGCGCCCGGCCTATGATGTGGTAAACACCAACCTGGGGCTGGAGACCAGGAGCCTGACGTGGTCGATCTTTGCGAAAAACCTCTTCGACGAAGATAAAATCATACAGCAGCCCTCAGTGCTGTTTACGACGCACGGCTTGACGATCCGCCCGCGCACGGTTGGGATCAATGTCAGAAAGACCTTCTAA
- a CDS encoding helix-turn-helix domain-containing protein, which yields MGRLGDKAAQARAARPVGKDFSEGLSRGLSVIRALGSSPSALTLSEVARRLALPRATTRRAIITLIYLGYAEATDEGYRLSPKVLHLSGMFVPFPVSALVFQAVCDRLAEESRTTVYVATLEGDSVVSIAAKQGPGDKLYVPPIGARLSPFETAAGQVLCGGLSKTARAQYLHQYAPTAARSATLSSEGRLRQRLNEVAASGYALWVEEDGRMELAVPISHGSQTAAFALVLRFAAPDASFEFPLESHLPVLLREAAVLCCQLE from the coding sequence ATGGGCAGACTTGGTGATAAAGCCGCTCAGGCGCGGGCGGCGCGACCCGTAGGGAAAGACTTTTCCGAGGGTTTGTCCCGTGGACTGTCTGTCATCCGTGCATTGGGATCTAGCCCTTCCGCATTAACCCTCAGCGAGGTCGCACGCCGGTTGGCGCTACCGCGTGCCACGACGAGACGGGCGATAATCACTCTGATCTACTTGGGATATGCCGAAGCTACTGATGAAGGATATCGTTTGTCGCCCAAAGTGCTGCATCTTTCGGGCATGTTTGTTCCATTTCCTGTATCCGCGCTTGTCTTCCAGGCAGTCTGTGATCGTCTAGCAGAGGAGTCGCGAACTACGGTCTATGTGGCGACCCTCGAGGGAGACAGCGTGGTGTCCATTGCCGCTAAACAAGGGCCTGGCGATAAACTTTACGTGCCACCAATCGGGGCCCGATTAAGCCCATTTGAGACGGCAGCGGGGCAGGTTTTATGTGGAGGGCTGTCAAAGACCGCGCGGGCGCAATACCTTCACCAGTATGCGCCTACAGCGGCGAGGAGCGCGACCCTGTCAAGTGAGGGACGCCTGCGTCAGCGCCTCAATGAGGTAGCTGCAAGCGGCTACGCTTTGTGGGTCGAAGAAGACGGTAGGATGGAGTTGGCCGTTCCCATCTCGCATGGAAGTCAAACGGCCGCATTCGCGTTGGTTTTGCGTTTCGCTGCACCGGACGCATCTTTTGAGTTCCCGCTTGAAAGCCACTTGCCAGTCCTGCTACGCGAAGCGGCGGTCCTTTGCTGCCAACTTGAATAG
- a CDS encoding rhodanese-like domain-containing protein, whose amino-acid sequence MPTAVTAVAPAPSHLAREHFAAEFTFETDCWDVHESLSKGADFVLLDVRSPALFAKGHVPGAINLPHGKIVTSKMAQWSEDTIFVTYCAGPHCNGAARGGLRLADLGRPVKIMAGGVTGWLDEGFSLQVEPT is encoded by the coding sequence ATGCCAACCGCTGTTACCGCTGTAGCTCCCGCCCCAAGCCATCTTGCGCGCGAGCATTTCGCTGCTGAGTTCACGTTCGAGACCGACTGCTGGGACGTTCACGAGTCCCTATCGAAGGGCGCGGACTTCGTGCTGCTCGACGTGCGCAGTCCCGCTCTCTTCGCCAAGGGCCATGTTCCTGGTGCAATTAACCTGCCCCACGGAAAAATCGTTACTTCGAAGATGGCGCAGTGGAGCGAGGACACCATTTTCGTGACCTATTGTGCTGGCCCGCATTGTAACGGAGCTGCACGCGGCGGACTCCGCCTCGCCGACTTGGGACGCCCCGTGAAAATTATGGCCGGTGGTGTTACCGGCTGGCTCGATGAGGGTTTTTCGCTTCAGGTCGAGCCGACCTGA
- a CDS encoding N-acyl homoserine lactonase family protein: MTTDVRRLFVLLCGFEFIPKTVSTKDRGGRFILSAPVCAYLLDTSHGWVMLDCGMNEDTLADPDQVRKKFLDLGLMPPVVRRDHRLDRQFEAIGIGYEDVKHVILSHLHLDHCGSLKRFRHARISLQRREFDYAFSEYAGFAYFREDYSMPDMDWDLKDGDWDAMPGLELLDTAGHTPGHQSAIITLPSGQTIVLPFDAGDLQENFDHERLPGECSDEVAALAAIRRLKSLTVDRSAKMILFHDPVQIQSIRLAPEFYE; this comes from the coding sequence TTGACGACCGATGTCCGCCGCTTGTTTGTTCTGCTGTGTGGATTTGAGTTCATACCCAAAACCGTCTCCACGAAAGACCGCGGTGGACGTTTCATATTGAGTGCGCCAGTGTGCGCCTATTTGCTAGACACGTCTCACGGATGGGTGATGCTCGATTGCGGCATGAACGAGGACACTCTGGCTGATCCGGACCAGGTTCGGAAGAAGTTCCTCGATCTGGGGTTGATGCCGCCAGTTGTGCGACGCGATCACCGGCTTGATCGTCAGTTTGAAGCTATCGGCATCGGCTATGAGGACGTCAAGCATGTGATCCTGTCGCATCTACACCTCGACCACTGCGGTTCGCTCAAGCGATTCCGGCACGCGCGCATCTCCCTCCAGCGTCGAGAATTCGACTACGCTTTCTCCGAGTACGCTGGCTTTGCCTACTTCAGGGAGGACTACAGCATGCCGGATATGGACTGGGATCTGAAAGACGGTGACTGGGATGCCATGCCCGGACTTGAGTTGCTAGATACGGCCGGCCACACCCCAGGACACCAATCTGCGATCATCACTCTGCCGAGCGGTCAAACCATTGTCCTGCCTTTCGACGCCGGTGACCTGCAAGAAAACTTCGACCACGAACGGCTGCCAGGCGAATGCTCCGACGAAGTCGCGGCCTTGGCAGCTATTCGGCGTTTGAAATCGTTAACCGTCGATCGATCGGCGAAGATGATTCTTTTCCACGATCCGGTTCAAATTCAGTCGATCCGACTAGCTCCAGAGTTCTACGAATAG
- the ftrA gene encoding transcriptional regulator FtrA, which yields MPNLQNPLVVALLYDGLCTFEFGIVAEVFGLARPEMGPTWYRFASCAIEPGPLRAHGGFSIIADGASDLIEHADLIVVPGWKGAGVHVPDSLTGSLRRAHARGARLASICSGAFVLAATGLLDGAVVTTHWRYADALRRQFPAIEVDEASLYRGADGIFTSAGSAAGIDLMLEIVRQDFGSDAANSVARRIVMPAHRSGGQAQFLERPVSIRPTAEIAPLLDLMRQQIHCRWPIQDMAREARMSKRTFERRFVEATGQWPGEWLIGERVAAAKELLIQTKSPMEEIAEAVGFGSSHTLRHHFRRLVKLSPSEYRSQFSDNRSGADAVL from the coding sequence ATGCCAAACCTACAGAACCCACTCGTCGTCGCCCTGCTTTATGACGGGCTATGCACATTCGAATTCGGGATCGTCGCGGAGGTTTTCGGCCTCGCCCGACCGGAGATGGGGCCGACATGGTATCGCTTCGCCAGTTGTGCGATCGAGCCGGGGCCATTGCGGGCGCACGGCGGGTTCAGCATCATTGCTGACGGTGCCTCTGATCTGATCGAACACGCCGACCTAATCGTCGTGCCCGGTTGGAAGGGAGCCGGCGTCCACGTACCCGATAGTTTGACAGGCTCCTTACGGCGCGCTCATGCGCGCGGCGCAAGGCTCGCATCAATATGTTCGGGCGCATTCGTCCTTGCCGCAACCGGTCTGTTGGATGGTGCGGTGGTAACGACCCACTGGCGCTATGCAGACGCACTTCGCCGTCAGTTTCCTGCGATCGAGGTGGATGAAGCATCGCTCTATCGTGGTGCGGACGGCATCTTCACTTCGGCAGGCAGCGCGGCCGGGATCGACTTGATGCTTGAAATCGTACGGCAGGACTTTGGCTCTGACGCGGCCAATTCCGTTGCCCGGCGAATTGTCATGCCCGCGCATCGCAGTGGTGGGCAAGCGCAGTTTCTTGAACGTCCTGTGAGCATTAGGCCCACTGCGGAAATTGCACCGCTGCTTGACCTAATGAGACAGCAGATCCATTGCCGTTGGCCTATACAGGACATGGCGCGCGAAGCACGTATGAGTAAACGCACCTTCGAGCGGCGCTTTGTAGAGGCAACGGGTCAATGGCCAGGCGAATGGCTGATCGGTGAACGAGTCGCGGCCGCAAAAGAACTCCTCATCCAAACAAAAAGCCCCATGGAAGAGATAGCAGAGGCTGTTGGTTTTGGTAGTTCCCACACATTGCGACATCATTTCCGCCGCTTAGTGAAGCTCAGTCCCAGTGAGTATCGTAGCCAGTTTTCTGATAACCGATCGGGCGCGGATGCGGTATTATAA